The window GCGGTTCGATGTCCGTGTGGACTCCGCCCCACCACAGCTCCTCGCCGGTGCGGTCCTGGACCATGCAGGCGCGGTAGAGGCCGCCGATCTCCGGATCCGCATCGATGCTTCCGCGGGGAGTGTGGAATCCGCGCGGCCCCCACCAGGCCGGGGCCTGGTCCGGGTCCGTGAGGGCGGACCACACCCGGGCGATGGGGGCCTGGAATTCACGCGTGACCACCAGTATGAGGTCCTCCGGCGGAGCGGGCAATTTCCCCGGTCCGGCCTGGGCTGGATTTTCCGTGACGGGCTCAGACATGGCTGGATTCCTCCTCTAAGAAGGGTTAGCGGTAGGCCTTGCTGTAGGTAGTGATAAACGGCCTGTCGCTCGGGACGATCTGTTTGCCGAGCGGCATGAGCGAGACCGGAATGAGCTTGAGGTTGGCGATGGCCAACGGGATACCCACAATGGTGATTGCCATCGCGAAGGCGGTGACCACGTGGCCGATCGCGATCCAGATGCCGGCCACAAGCAGCCAGATGACGTTCCCCAGCAGGGAGAACACCCCCGTGCTGCCCGGACGGTCCACCACGGTGCGGCCGAAGGGCCACAGGGCGTAGTTGGCAATCCGGAACGATGCCAGTCCCCACGGGATGGTGACGATGAGCAAGCAGCAGATGATGCCAGCTGCGAAATACCCGATCGCCAACCAAAGGCCGCCAAAGAGCAGCCAGATGAGGTTAAGCAGTGTCTTCATGGCTCCATTGTCCCCCGCCGGAGACCGATCCGGCCTAGGGGTTCACCCTGAAGAATTCCTGAAAAATGTCCTGTGACGCGGACCGGCGGCGGAGAGCTTTGCGAACACGGGCGCGGGCATGATACTTGGACCATGCCCGCTCTCCCGAAGCTCGCCCTGATGATCGTCCGCGTCCCCGTGGGCGCCGTCACCGCGTTCCCCCTGCGCCGCCCGCGCGTCAGCCACTGACGCCGCGGCCCGCACACGCAGATGGCATCCGTCGGGGACCTGCTCGGCCCCATTCTCGAAGTCATGACGTGGGTGGGTTTCGTCCTCGGCCTGCCGCTGCTGGCGTGGGGCTGGATCGCCCGGCGGCGCCGGTGCGAGTGGACCCGGACCACCGGCACAGTGATCAGCGCCGGCGGGTTCACCGGTTACAGCTGGACTGACCACCACGACGCCGACCACCGGTCGCTGCTGCCGGCCGCCGAGTCGGGCGGGCTGGTGGTAGGGACCGACGTCGACCTCTTCTACGACGTATGCCATCCGTCCCGCTGGGGGCGGACCCGGCCCAAGCACGACAACGCCGCCTGGACCCTGGGGTGGGTCCTCGCCGGTGTGGGCATCCTGTCCACGGTAGGCGGGTTCGTGCTGCTGCTTTTCTAGGATCGCCCGGGCCTGCGGCGTCAGGCCCGCGCTGAAGCCGGCGCCCAGCCGACCGCGGGAGCGATGTCCCGGACGACCGTGCCCATCAGCTTGTCGTTGAAGTCCACACCGAGTTGGTTGGGGACGGTGAGCAGCAAAAGTGTCGGCGGACCGGACGGCGGCGTCGGCAGCCAGTTCCCGGCTATGGCATCAGCTTCGCCAACATGGCTCCAGCCAAACCGGGCCACCATCCCGTCGATCACGCAGACCTGGTCGCGTTTCTCGCGCAGGGCGCTGAGGCCGAAATACCGCCGGTCCCCGTCGTCGACCGTTGGCAGGACGCTGCGGCCGACAGAAACGCGCGGCTGGTGCTGATGCCCGGCGTCCGTCCCAAGGCGTCGGTCCTGTCTCAATGCCATCATCGGCGTCGTCATGGCTACTTCTGCTGAGGCTGCGGCCGAGTGCCTCCACGCCGCCCGGAGTTGCTCAAAGTTCCGGTGGCTGAGCATTCACGGGCGTCACCCGAACCCGTGTAGTGCGCAGACCGTCCATCGCGACCACAGTCAACAGGTGCCCCGGCACCTCCACCCGGTCCCCCGTATGGGGCAGGCGGCCGAGGCGGTCCATGACAAATCCGGCGACTGTCTCATAATGTCCCTCCGGCAGCACGATTCCGGTCGCTGACTCAAACTCCTGCAGAATCAGGCCGCCGTCGACGTCGGTAGATCCATTGACCACGCTGACGCGATCCTCGTGGTCGGCCCCGGTGTCGTACTCATCGTAGATTTCGCCCACCAGTTCCTCGACCAGATCTTCCAAGGTGACGATGCCATCCGTGCCCCCATATTCATCAACCACCAGCGCTATGTGATGACCCTCTCGGCGCATTCTCGCCAGCGAAGGCAGCACCCTGTTCGTTCCCGGCAGCGGGAGAATCTCACGAACAATTTCCTTCACCGTTCCTTCGTGATGCTCCTCGCCCTGGGGCATCAGATCACGAATGTGGATATAACCGAGGACGTCATCCGCGGTCCGGCCAATCACGGGATAGCGCGAGAACGGACCGTCCCTGACCATGCTGCGTGCAGTCGCAATACTCACGTCGCCACTGATGAAAATAACCTCCGGGCGAGGACGCATGACTTCCTGCAGGGAACGGTCCGCGGCCCCGAACACATCAGTCAGGATGCTTCGACTATCTTCTTCCAGCATGTCGCTCTCCGCTATCATGTCCCAAAGTTCCTCAGAGCTGACACTGTCCTGGCTGGCGTGGGGATCCCCGCCCAAGAGCTTCACCAACGCATCGGTTGAAGCAGACAACATCCAGATGACCGGCCGCATAACTTGCGAAAAGATGATCAGCGGAGGGGCCAGAACCTTTGTGAAGCCAACCGCACTCTGCATCGCCAACCTTTTCGGGACCAGCTCACCCAGCACCAGGGACAGGTATGCCACCAGCAACGTCATCCCTATAAAGGACACCGGCTCTGCCGCGACGCCCAACCCCAACCTTTCCAGGAGCGGTTCTATATCGGGTGCAATCGTGGAAGCACCGTAGGCGGCCGAGAAAAAGCCAGAAAGCGTCACCCCAATCTGGACAGCCGAGAGGAATCGATTGGGGCTCCGGGCCAAAGCGGCAGTCCTTGCACCGCCCTTCCCACCCTTCTCTATCTGACGCACCTGGCTCTCGCGAAGGGACACCAACGCCATCTCCGTGCCAGCGAATACCCCGCCCAACAACACAAAAAAGAGAACCAACAAAAAATTGACCAAGGTGCCGCTGTCCATGAACTGACCATACCGACACCACGTTTAGCTGGCAGCCAGACTGGCGTGGCGGAGCCGGCGGACTTCAACGCCACGCTAAAAAGTCCTACTCACAGCCTCCACCGCTTCATGGGCCAAATGCATCCGCGGTATTTCCCTAACAGTCCCGACGCCGGGCGAGTCCGGTCGCTGGGGTGACCAGCGGCCATTGTCGGAACGGGTGAAATGTGTTGCACTTGTACTGGAGGGGAGTATCCCCTAAATGTTCCGTCGTCAGTACGGCCGACCCTGAGCGGCCCGGCGGGACAGGTCCCCCGGGACCGGGAAAGACCTCCAGTTGGGTTGAACTGACTGGAAGCGGATTCCTGATGAATGTTCCTTTTTGGGCCTGGTTGGCCGTTGTTGCTTTTATTGTTTTGATGCTGGCCGTGGACCTGTTCGCGCACCGTAGGGCGCACGTGATCCGTGTCCGTGAGGCGGCCTTATGGTCAGCTGTCTGGGTTGCCTTCGGAGTAGGTTTCGGGGCCCTGATCTGGCAGATCTACGGCGCGGAGTTTGGCCAGCAATACTTCGCCGGATACCTGATCGAGAAATCCCTGGCCGTGGACAACGTGTTCATCTGGGCGATCATCTTCACGTACTTCGCAGTGCCCCGCGAATACCAGCACCGGGTGTTGTTCTTCGGCGTCCTGGGCGCCCTGGTCTTCCGTGGCGTCTTCATCGCGGCGGGCGCCGTCATCATCGCCAGCGCCGAGTGGGTGCTGTACATCTTCGCGGCGTTCCTGCTTCTCACCGGCTACCGGATGATCCGCCACCGCAACGACATGCTTGACCCGGAAAAGTCCCGGGCCCTGAAACTCTTCCGCCGGCACGTGCCCATGACGGATGACTTCCACGGCCAGCGTTTCCTGATCCGCAGGAACGGCGTCCTGCTGGCCACCCCGCTGCTTGCGGTGCTGGTCCTCATCGAGGTCACCGACATCATCTTCGCCGTGGACTCCATCCCCGCGATCTTCGCCGTCACCGACGAAGTGTTCCTGGTCTTCACCGCCAACGCCTTCGCCATCCTGGGCCTCCGTGCCATGTACTTCCTGCTCGCTGACATGATCCACCGCTTCATCTACCTCAAGATCGGACTCGCGCTCGTCCTGATCTGGGTCGGCATCAAAATGCTCCTCAAAATCGACATCTACTACATCCCCACACCGATCTCCCTGGGAGTCATCGCCGCCATACTCGGTGTGTCAATCGGCGTAAGTCTTTGGGCCACCCGCGGCCAGGAACGCAGGGCGCCCGGGGCGCCGGTCAGCCCTCCGTTCGGAACCGCAACACCCGCGGAAATCGCGGCCCTGGAACCACTATGGGGCCAACCCCGCGGCACGAAAGCCTCGTCAACACGCGAACCGGGCGACGCCGGGAAATCCGGTGCGGACCCGCACTCACCTGCAAAGGGTGACGCACGTGAAAAATGAACCATTCCGCCGGTGGCGGCACTGATACTTGACGGGGCAGGGGCCCCTGCAACTGCGCGGCGCGGCGCAAAAACCAAGGCGCACCATGTAAGGGCCGGCACCGGACGGTGCGACCCATTCCCGCGGCCGGGTCAGGGCCGGGGAGCGGTGGATTTTGCTGCGTGTACAAAGTCCCGAACCCTGGCCAGGTCCTTCACGCCCCGGGAGGACTCGACACCGGAGGAGACATCCACACCCCACGCGCCGGCCTGCGCGGCGGCGCCGGAAACGTTGGCGGGATCCAGGCCGCCGGCCAGCAGCCACTTGCGTCCGGTGAGTCCCTTTGCGCGGACCGAGGCGTAGTCCCAGGCCTCGCCGGAGCCGGGGACGGCGGCATCGATCAGGAGCAGGTCCTCGCCCCAGTCGGTGAACGCCGCGGGGGCGGCGGACATGGTGACGGCGCGGATCAGCTTGAGCCCGGCGTCGTGCACGGCCCGCACGTCCTCCGGGGTGCGGACGCCGTGGAGCTGGACCCAGTCCAGCCCGGCGTCGCGGGCCAGCGCGACGGCGTCGGCCGCGGCTTCGTGCCGGAAGACGCCGACCGCCAGGAGTCCGGCCGGGACGTGCGCCCGCAATGCCCGGGCCCGCGCTGGGGTCACCTCGCGGGCGCTGCCGGTCAGGACGAAGCCGACGGCGTCCGCCCCCGCCTCCGCGGCGGCCAGGACCGACTCGGGGGTGCTGAGCCCGCATACTTTGACGAACATTCGGCTCCTTCTGCTGTGATGCCTGACTCCGACGTTAGCAAGCCCGTGACCTCCTGGCGCACCCGGCTCCGGTATGACGTTTCCGGCAGATGAGACCGCCCGGAATCTGCCGGCGGCCTGGCCGATAGGGTTGAGCCATGGACATCATCCGCTATGCCGAGCTGAAAGCCCACCCCTGGCGCAAAGGCGGCGGGGTGACCCGAGAAGTGGCCCGCCATTCCTCGGCCACCCAGGACCGCGGGGACAGCCAGGACGGCGCCGGATCATCGGACGGCTGGGACTGGCGGGTGAGCATCGCCGACGTGTCCAAGGCCGGTGAATTCTCGGCATTCCCCGGCATGGACCGCGTCCTCACTGTGGTGGAGGGCGAGCTGCTGCTGTTGAGCGTTGACGGCGCCGAGCACCCACTCGAGAAGTACCGGCCGTTCCGGTTCTCCGGCGATGCCGCCGCGGCCGGGGCGCTGCCCACGGGCGACATCCGCGACCTGAACGTCATCACCCGCCGCGGCACCTTCAAGGGCTACACCTCCATCATCGAGCTCTCGAAAAAGCGGGCGCATCCGGTGTTCGCGGGCCAGCTCGGCATCCTGCTGCAGGGCCAGGCCGCGGTGGCGCCCGGGCGAACGGCCGGTGCCGCACCAACGACCCTGGAACGCTACGACGCCGTCATCGGTTCGGACACGGCCTCCCCCGAAATCCTGGGCCGCGGCTTCCTGGCAGTCGTATCGATCGACGCCGTCGCGAACTAAGGTCCCCGAAGTTCACCTGTCCGCAGTGGCGTTGCTAGGCTAGAATGAAGGCCGCCTTCTCCGCGGCCTCCGGACGACGGATCAGTACCCGGCACGCGACAAGACTGGCCACAGGAGCATTCATGTCGTGGTTGATTCTCATCTTGTCCGGCTCACTCGAAGCCGTGTGGGCCGCAGCCCTGCACCGGACTTCCCAGGTCAGCGGCCGACGCCGGATCAAACCGGCCGCTATTTTCCTCGTGTCCGTTCTGGCGAGTACCGGCGGCCTCGCCATTGCCATGCAGTCCATCCCCACCGGCACCGCCTATG is drawn from Micrococcaceae bacterium Sec5.8 and contains these coding sequences:
- a CDS encoding SRPBCC domain-containing protein, whose protein sequence is MSEPVTENPAQAGPGKLPAPPEDLILVVTREFQAPIARVWSALTDPDQAPAWWGPRGFHTPRGSIDADPEIGGLYRACMVQDRTGEELWWGGVHTDIEPPHLLVFTHAWDKPDGTRGFETEVTFELEEIDDGTRMTFFQGPFDTIDSRDSHGVGWRESFDRLAEHLRRSD
- a CDS encoding YccF domain-containing protein; this encodes MKTLLNLIWLLFGGLWLAIGYFAAGIICCLLIVTIPWGLASFRIANYALWPFGRTVVDRPGSTGVFSLLGNVIWLLVAGIWIAIGHVVTAFAMAITIVGIPLAIANLKLIPVSLMPLGKQIVPSDRPFITTYSKAYR
- a CDS encoding flavin-dependent oxidoreductase, whose protein sequence is MTTPMMALRQDRRLGTDAGHQHQPRVSVGRSVLPTVDDGDRRYFGLSALREKRDQVCVIDGMVARFGWSHVGEADAIAGNWLPTPPSGPPTLLLLTVPNQLGVDFNDKLMGTVVRDIAPAVGWAPASARA
- a CDS encoding hemolysin family protein; the encoded protein is MDSGTLVNFLLVLFFVLLGGVFAGTEMALVSLRESQVRQIEKGGKGGARTAALARSPNRFLSAVQIGVTLSGFFSAAYGASTIAPDIEPLLERLGLGVAAEPVSFIGMTLLVAYLSLVLGELVPKRLAMQSAVGFTKVLAPPLIIFSQVMRPVIWMLSASTDALVKLLGGDPHASQDSVSSEELWDMIAESDMLEEDSRSILTDVFGAADRSLQEVMRPRPEVIFISGDVSIATARSMVRDGPFSRYPVIGRTADDVLGYIHIRDLMPQGEEHHEGTVKEIVREILPLPGTNRVLPSLARMRREGHHIALVVDEYGGTDGIVTLEDLVEELVGEIYDEYDTGADHEDRVSVVNGSTDVDGGLILQEFESATGIVLPEGHYETVAGFVMDRLGRLPHTGDRVEVPGHLLTVVAMDGLRTTRVRVTPVNAQPPEL
- a CDS encoding TerC family protein produces the protein MNVPFWAWLAVVAFIVLMLAVDLFAHRRAHVIRVREAALWSAVWVAFGVGFGALIWQIYGAEFGQQYFAGYLIEKSLAVDNVFIWAIIFTYFAVPREYQHRVLFFGVLGALVFRGVFIAAGAVIIASAEWVLYIFAAFLLLTGYRMIRHRNDMLDPEKSRALKLFRRHVPMTDDFHGQRFLIRRNGVLLATPLLAVLVLIEVTDIIFAVDSIPAIFAVTDEVFLVFTANAFAILGLRAMYFLLADMIHRFIYLKIGLALVLIWVGIKMLLKIDIYYIPTPISLGVIAAILGVSIGVSLWATRGQERRAPGAPVSPPFGTATPAEIAALEPLWGQPRGTKASSTREPGDAGKSGADPHSPAKGDAREK
- a CDS encoding phosphoribosylanthranilate isomerase is translated as MFVKVCGLSTPESVLAAAEAGADAVGFVLTGSAREVTPARARALRAHVPAGLLAVGVFRHEAAADAVALARDAGLDWVQLHGVRTPEDVRAVHDAGLKLIRAVTMSAAPAAFTDWGEDLLLIDAAVPGSGEAWDYASVRAKGLTGRKWLLAGGLDPANVSGAAAQAGAWGVDVSSGVESSRGVKDLARVRDFVHAAKSTAPRP
- a CDS encoding HutD family protein, which translates into the protein MDIIRYAELKAHPWRKGGGVTREVARHSSATQDRGDSQDGAGSSDGWDWRVSIADVSKAGEFSAFPGMDRVLTVVEGELLLLSVDGAEHPLEKYRPFRFSGDAAAAGALPTGDIRDLNVITRRGTFKGYTSIIELSKKRAHPVFAGQLGILLQGQAAVAPGRTAGAAPTTLERYDAVIGSDTASPEILGRGFLAVVSIDAVAN
- a CDS encoding SMR family transporter; its protein translation is MSWLILILSGSLEAVWAAALHRTSQVSGRRRIKPAAIFLVSVLASTGGLAIAMQSIPTGTAYAVWVGVGVVLTSAYAMATKVEPATAGRILLLGGIVACVAGLKLVA